The following proteins are co-located in the Gordonia polyisoprenivorans genome:
- a CDS encoding MerR family transcriptional regulator — MSEGHPEVLTVGATARLVGVSVRTLHHYDEIGLVTPSARTHAGYRVYDDADVERLHQVLTYRELGFPLEQIATLLDDPSADALEHLSTQRDLLHDRIARLTRMVAAVEDMMTAKKTGIALTAAEQAEIFGDDWLGDEYADEAQERWGDTAAWQQSQQRTAGYSKDDWRRIKKETDAFEAGVADAMGRGVSPGSAEADALAEQHRAAIEKFYDCGYEMQVCLADMYVADPRFTEHYDGVATGLATYLREIIRANAAKKQTT; from the coding sequence GTGAGCGAAGGACATCCCGAAGTGCTGACGGTCGGCGCCACGGCGCGGCTCGTCGGCGTCAGCGTGCGAACGTTGCACCACTATGACGAGATCGGCCTGGTGACGCCGTCGGCGCGCACCCATGCCGGCTACCGCGTCTACGACGACGCCGACGTCGAACGGCTCCATCAGGTACTGACCTACCGGGAGCTGGGATTTCCTCTCGAACAGATAGCGACCCTGCTCGACGATCCGTCGGCCGACGCGCTGGAACACCTCTCCACCCAGCGTGATCTGCTGCACGACCGTATCGCTCGCCTCACCCGAATGGTCGCGGCTGTGGAGGACATGATGACTGCGAAGAAGACCGGTATCGCGCTGACGGCGGCCGAGCAGGCCGAGATCTTCGGCGACGACTGGCTCGGCGACGAGTACGCCGACGAGGCACAGGAACGTTGGGGTGACACCGCTGCGTGGCAGCAGAGCCAACAGCGCACCGCCGGATACTCGAAGGACGATTGGCGGCGGATCAAGAAGGAGACCGACGCCTTCGAGGCAGGCGTGGCCGATGCGATGGGCCGCGGTGTGAGCCCCGGGTCGGCGGAGGCCGACGCCCTGGCCGAACAGCATCGGGCCGCGATCGAGAAGTTCTACGACTGCGGCTACGAGATGCAGGTGTGCCTGGCCGACATGTACGTCGCCGACCCGCGATTCACCGAGCATTACGACGGTGTCGCGACGGGCCTGGCGACCTACCTGCGCGAGATCATCCGGGCCAACGCCGCGAAGAAGCAGACGACGTAG